From Anopheles coluzzii chromosome 3, AcolN3, whole genome shotgun sequence, the proteins below share one genomic window:
- the LOC120955840 gene encoding protein strawberry notch isoform X1, which produces MCQDARAKGSPGFVVYHRTAPSFASLALSLSLAHTLSPASVLAFDRPSLKLSICCSVLFVCSALFSGAEQEDAASKTLNQGKFETVDNHSHQGGGKDLATVATLTKKYKTEAAAGTSTVAGTGFGMAATGISSKSDAKQQQQAGQKVQPAPPVLNKLAGGNFIIKQPSKDSIAGVMMASGGGLIAGNRTAGAIGTAMKPTGGSRLTGPVGTGTGGSASATVASTATAPCPSSSTGGGNRWVGLGGEGPSGSSKPIGKATAAMMTTGTTSMVTTTAAAPPITGTVPPGATSILGGLGSYYPPGIATLLAQMEMSGLGGYGGNSSIGGGGSSGAIGSDSVNKIMTNQLMLQNLQAMLVANPHYLTSGIPTQLLSQMVMADPSKLQLNQMPEEEEAEDEEMGVAETYAEYWPAKLKIGKKHPDPVVETASLSSVEPSDVYYQLSIPPETINGGLLSALQLESITYASQAHAHLLPDGTRAGFLIGDGAGVGKGRTIAGIIYENYLKGRKKSIWISVSNDLRYDAERDLRDIGAGKIEVLALNKLKYAKINSTVNHNVKKGVIFGTYSALIGESQSTAGKYKSRLKQLLQWCGPDFDGVIVFDECHKAKNLCPVGSSKPTKTGLTALELQNKLPKARVVYASATGASEPRNMAYMVRLGIWGQGTPFPSFNDFIQAVEKRGVGAMEIVAMDMKQRGMYIARQLSFHGVTFKIEEVPLTKDFKQVYDASVELWVEAMQKFTEAAELIDAESRMKKTMWGQFWSAHQRFFKYLCIASKVNHAVKVAREAIKYGKCVVIGLQSTGEARTLEQLERDDGELSDFVSTAKGVLQSLVEKHFPAPDRSRINRLLGLADGRTQLDSILQDIARSKATAPASGGTALGDAKRKRAGAASKTAGVPKTKRSRNNGSSDDEGTSSDASSTASSPRRSNESDFQPSDSEPEESDNDHYDSAASQSDEYNPFFTGSGSDDDDPWVSSKTKSSSSSSKVKSKGKSKPPATTAAATVSSAAALALGTGRKKPISTQDKIQAHLTKKQTDTKPTTIQSSNGFSIQLAGGPPPKDAIERACQMKDELLAKIERLGDRLPANTLDQLIDELGGPENVAEMTGRKGRVVQNDDGSIQYESRSEQDVPLETLNITEKQRFMDGSKDVAIISEAASSGISLQSDRRVRNQRRRVHITLELPWSADRAIQQFGRTHRSNQVNAPEYMFLISDLAGERRFASTVAKRLESLGALTHGDRRATETRDLSQFNIDNKYGRTALESVMKTIMGYESPIVPPPADYRGDFFKDVAGALVGVGLIVNSEQMPGVLSLDKDYNNISKFLNRILGMPVELQNRLFKYFTDTLEATIEQAKKRGRFDLGILDLGAAGENVTRIKLIRFARKHATGIAPTELHVVKVERGMIWQEAIDKWSELGGEKEGFYISQHPRNGKYNVVLAIEIENPAKKKALTAGGVASELKGKKEAILFQIYHPNTGLQFKHETLAELEKKYKKVLSTEAEPHWTQLYDASINTCSHSYWKGQCRNVSLGHECEIGLRRRTYSVLSGSVLAVWARVENSLAARIGNQSRLQVIRLKTKEGVKIVGTLIPKNCVEQLVKDLASDSEKVDEVIFDEQ; this is translated from the exons ATGTGTCAGGACGCGCGCGCGAAAGGCTCTCCCGGGTTCGTCGTTTACCATCGCACCGCACCAAGTTTTgcatctctcgctctctctctctctctcgctcacacTCTCTCCCCCGCGTCGGTTTTGGCTTTTGACCGACCGAGCCTAAAATTATCGATCTGCTGTTccgtgctgtttgtttgctccGCGCTGTTTTCGGGGGCAGAGCAAGAAGACGCTGCTAGCAAGACGCTGAATCAGGGAAAGTTCGAAACGGTTGACAACCACAGCCACCAAG GCGGCGGCAAAGATCTGGCCACGGTCGCTACGCTGACGAAAAAGTACAAAACGGAAGCGGCAGCAGGCACATCGACCGTCGCGGGCACCGGATTCGGCATGGCAGCAACCGGCATTAGCAGCAAAAGCGatgcaaagcagcagcagcaagcgggGCAGAAGGTGCAGCCAGCGCCGCCGGTTCTGAACAAGCTGGCCGGCGGTAACTTTATCATTAAGCAACCCTCCAAAGATTCGATAGCGGGCGTGATGATGGCGAGCGGCGGTGGTTTGATCGCGGGCAACCGTACGGCAGGCGCCATCGGCACCGCCATGAAGCCAACGGGCGGCTCGCGGTTGACCGGACCGGTCGGTACCGGCACGGGGGGCAGTG CGTCGGCGACAGTTGCTTCTACTGCTACTGCACCGTGTCCATCTTCGTCGACCGGCGGTGGTAACcgttgggttgggttgggtggCGAAGGTCCCAGCGGTAGCAGCAAACCGATCGGGAAGGCAACGGCAGCGATGATGACGACGGGGACGACGTCGATGGTGacgacaacagcagcagcaccgccgATCACCGGCACGGTACCCCCGGGAGCGACCAGCATACTGGGCGGGCTGGGCAGCTACTATCCGCCCGGCATTGCCACTCTGCTGGCGCAGA TGGAAATGTCCGGCCTCGGAGGGTACGGTGGCAACTCATCGATAGGCGGCGGCGGTAGCAGCGGTGCGATCGGCTCCGACAGCGTGAACAAAATTATGACAAACCAGCTCATGCTGCAAAACCTGCAGGCGATGCTGGTGGCCAACCCGCACTACCTAACCAGCGGCATACCGACGCAACTGCTCTCGCAAATGGTGATGGCAGATCCTAGCAAG CTACAACTCAACCAAATGCCCGAAGAGGAGGAAGCGGAAGATGAAGAGATGGGTGTGGCGGAAACGTACGCCGAATATTGGCCTGCTAAGC TGAAAATTGGCAAAAAGCACCCGGACCCGGTAGTGGAAACGGCCTCCCTATCATCGGTCGAACCGAGTGACGTCTACTATCAGCTGTCGATTCCGCCCGAAACGATCAACGGTGGGTTGCTGAGCGCCCTTCAGCTCGAGTCGATAACGTACGCGAGCCAGGCACACGCCCACCTACTGCCGGACGGGACGAGGGCCGGCTTCCTGATCGGGGACGGAGCGGGTGTCGGCAAGGGTCGTACAATCGCCGGCATCATCTACGAGAACTATCTGAAGGGGCGCAAAAAGTCGATCTGGATATCGGTGTCGAACGATCTGCGATACGATGCGGAGCGCGATTTGCGCGACATTGGAGCCGGCAAGATTGAGGTGCTTGCCCTTAACAAG CTTAAGTACGCCAAAATCAACTCCACGGTCAACCACAACGTGAAGAAGGGCGTCATCTTTGGCACGTACTCGGCCCTGATCGGGGAGTCGCAGAGCACGGCTGGGAAGTACAAGTCGCGGCtgaagcagctgctgcagtggTGCGGGCCCGACTTTGACGGTGTGATCGTGTTCGACGAGTGCCACAAGGCGAAGAACCTTTGCCCGGTGGGCTCGAGCAAGCCGACGAAAACGGGCCTGACCGCGCTGGAGCTGCAGAACAAGCTGCCGAAGGCGCGGGTCGTGTACGCGTCCGCCACCGGCGCATCGGAACCGCGCAACATGGCGTACATGGTGCGGTTGGGCATCTGGGGCCAGGGGACACCGTTTCCGTCCTTTAATGATTTTATACAGGCGGTAGAGAAGCG TGGTGTTGGAGCGATGGAGATCGTTGCGATGGACATGAAGCAGCGTGGCATGTACATTGCGCGCCAGCTAAGCTTCCACGGGGTGACGTTCAAGATCGAGGAGGTGCCACTGACGAAGGACTTTAAGCAGGTGTACGATGCGTCAGTGGAGCTG TGGGTGGAGGCGATGCAAAAGTTTACCGAAGCGGCAGAACTGATCGATGCCGAGAGCCGCATGAAGAAGACGATGTGGGGCCAGTTCTGGTCGGCGCATCAGCGCTTCTTCAAGTATCTCTGCATCGCCTCGAAGGTGAACCACGCGGTGAAGGTTGCGCGGGAAGCCATCAAGTATGGCAAGTGTGTGGTGATCGGTTTGCAGTCGACCGGCGAGGCTCGCACGCTGGAGCAGCTCGAGCGGGACGATGGCGAGCTGAGCGATTTCGTGTCGACGGCAAAGGGTGTGCTGCAGTCGCTGGTGGAGAAACACTTCCCCGCACCGGACCGGAGTCGGATCAATCGGTTGCTGGGGCTGGCGGACGGTCGCACACAGCTCGACAGTATACTGCAAGATATTGCCCGCAGCAAGGCGACGGCACCCGCGTCCGGAGGGACGGCTCTCGGGGATGCGAAGCGAAAGCGAGCCGGAGCTGCGAGCAAGACGGCGGGCGTGCCAAAGACCAAGCGCTCGAGAAACAACGGTTCGTCGGACGATGAAGGTACGTCGTCGGACGCATCGTCGACCGCCTCATCGCCCCGTCGCTCGAACGAATCCGACTTCCAGCCGTCCGACAGCGAGCCGGAGGAAAGCGACAACGACCACTACGACAGTGCGGCGAGCCAGAGCGACGAGTACAATCCGTTCTTCACCGGGTCGggcagcgacgacgacgatccgTGGGTGAGCAGCAAAACGAAgtcatcctcctcctcgagCAAGGTGAAGTCGAAAGGCAAGAGCAAACCACCGGCGACAACGGCGGCAGCGACTGTTTCGTCCGCCGCAGCGCTAGCGCTGGGCACGGGGCGGAAGAAACCGATCAGCACGCAGGACAAAATACAGGCCCACCTGACGAAGAAGCAGACCGACACGAAACCGACCACCATCCAGTCGAGCAATGGCTTCTCGATCCAGCTGGCGGGCGGTCCACCGCCGAAGGACGCGATCGAGCGCGCCTGCCAGATGAAGGACGAGCTGCTGGCGAAGATTGAACGGTTGGGCGACCGGCTGCCGGCCAACACGCTCGACCAGCTGATCGACGAGCTCGGTGGGCCGGAAAATGTGGCCGAAATGACGGGCCGCAAGGGGCGCGTCGTGCAGAACGACGACGGTTCGATACAGTACGAGTCGCGGTCGGAGCAGGACGTGCCGCTCGAAACGCTCAACATTACCGAGAAGCAGCGGTTCATGGACGGGTCGAAGGATGTGGCCATCATCTCGGAGGCGGCCTCGAGCGGCATCTCGCTGCAGAGCGACCGGCGGGTGCGGAATCAGCGGCGGCGCGTCCACATCACGCTCGAGCTGCCGTGGTCGGCCGACCGGGCCATCCAGCAGTTCGGCCGTACGCACCGTTCCAATCAGGTCAACGCACCCGAGTACATGTTCCTTATCTCCGATCTGGCCGGCGAGCGGCGGTTCGCCTCGACCGTGGCAAAGCGGCTGGAATCGCTCGGTGCGCTTACGCACGGTGACCGGCGGGCGACGGAAACGCGCGACCTGTCCCAGTTCAACATCGACAACAAGTACGGCCGGACGGCGCTCGAGTCGGTGATGAAGACGATCATGGGGTACGAGTCGCCGATCGTGCCACCGCCCGCCGACTATCGGGGCGACTTTTTCAAGGACGTGGCGGGGGCGCTAGTGGGCGTCGGGCTGATCGTGAACAGCGAGCAGATGCCGGGCGTCCTGAGCCTCGACAAGGACTACAACAACATCTCCAAGTTCCTGAACCGCATCCTCGGCATGCCGGTCGAGCTGCAGAACCGGCTGTTCAAGTACTTTACCGACACGCTGGAGGCTACGATCGAGCAGGCGAAAAAGCGGGGCCGGTTCGATCTCGGGATTTTGG ATCTTGGGGCAGCGGGAGAGAACGTAACGCGCATTAAGCTGATTCGGTTCGCGCGCAAGCACGCGACGGGCATTGCGCCAACCGAGCTGCACGTGGTGAAGGTGGAGCGTGGCATGATTTGGCAGGAAGCGATCGACAA GTGGTCCGAGCTTGGTGGTGAAAAGGAAGGCTTCTACATCTCGCAGCATCCGCGCAACGGCAAGTACAACGTGGTGCTGGCGATCGAGATCGAAAATCCGGCCAAGAAGAAGGCACTAACGGCCGGCGGGGTGGCCAGCGAGTTGAAGGGCAAGAAGGAAGCGATCCTGTTCCAGATCTACCACCCGAACACGGGCCTCCAGTTTAAGCACGAGACGCTGGCCGAGCTGGAGAAGAAGTACAAGAAGGTGCTCAGCACAGAGGCGGAACCGCACTGGACGCAGCTGTACGATGCGTCGATAAACACCTGCTCGCACAGCTACTGGAAGGGCCAGTGCCGGAACGTGTCGCTCGGTCACGAATGTGAG ATTGGTTTGCGGCGACGTACGTACAGTGTGCTGTCCGGCTCGGTACTCGCGGTTTGGGCGCGGGTCGAGAACAGTCTGGCCGCCCGCATCGGCAACCAGTCCCGGCTGCAGGTGATTCGGCTGAAGACGAAGGAAGGCGTCAAGATTGTCGGTACGCTCATTCCAAAGAACTGCGTCGAGCAGCTGGTCAAAGATCTGGCCAGCGATTCGGAGAAGGTGGACGAGGTGATCTTTGACGAACAGTAG
- the LOC120955840 gene encoding protein strawberry notch isoform X3 yields the protein MCQDARAKGSPGFVVYHRTAPSFASLALSLSLAHTLSPASVLAFDRPSLKLSICCSVLFVCSALFSGAEQEDAASKTLNQGKFETVDNHSHQGGGKDLATVATLTKKYKTEAAAGTSTVAGTGFGMAATGISSKSDAKQQQQAGQKVQPAPPVLNKLAGGNFIIKQPSKDSIAGVMMASGGGLIAGNRTAGAIGTAMKPTGGSRLTGPVGTGTGGSVEMSGLGGYGGNSSIGGGGSSGAIGSDSVNKIMTNQLMLQNLQAMLVANPHYLTSGIPTQLLSQMVMADPSKLQLNQMPEEEEAEDEEMGVAETYAEYWPAKLKIGKKHPDPVVETASLSSVEPSDVYYQLSIPPETINGGLLSALQLESITYASQAHAHLLPDGTRAGFLIGDGAGVGKGRTIAGIIYENYLKGRKKSIWISVSNDLRYDAERDLRDIGAGKIEVLALNKLKYAKINSTVNHNVKKGVIFGTYSALIGESQSTAGKYKSRLKQLLQWCGPDFDGVIVFDECHKAKNLCPVGSSKPTKTGLTALELQNKLPKARVVYASATGASEPRNMAYMVRLGIWGQGTPFPSFNDFIQAVEKRGVGAMEIVAMDMKQRGMYIARQLSFHGVTFKIEEVPLTKDFKQVYDASVELWVEAMQKFTEAAELIDAESRMKKTMWGQFWSAHQRFFKYLCIASKVNHAVKVAREAIKYGKCVVIGLQSTGEARTLEQLERDDGELSDFVSTAKGVLQSLVEKHFPAPDRSRINRLLGLADGRTQLDSILQDIARSKATAPASGGTALGDAKRKRAGAASKTAGVPKTKRSRNNGSSDDEGTSSDASSTASSPRRSNESDFQPSDSEPEESDNDHYDSAASQSDEYNPFFTGSGSDDDDPWVSSKTKSSSSSSKVKSKGKSKPPATTAAATVSSAAALALGTGRKKPISTQDKIQAHLTKKQTDTKPTTIQSSNGFSIQLAGGPPPKDAIERACQMKDELLAKIERLGDRLPANTLDQLIDELGGPENVAEMTGRKGRVVQNDDGSIQYESRSEQDVPLETLNITEKQRFMDGSKDVAIISEAASSGISLQSDRRVRNQRRRVHITLELPWSADRAIQQFGRTHRSNQVNAPEYMFLISDLAGERRFASTVAKRLESLGALTHGDRRATETRDLSQFNIDNKYGRTALESVMKTIMGYESPIVPPPADYRGDFFKDVAGALVGVGLIVNSEQMPGVLSLDKDYNNISKFLNRILGMPVELQNRLFKYFTDTLEATIEQAKKRGRFDLGILDLGAAGENVTRIKLIRFARKHATGIAPTELHVVKVERGMIWQEAIDKWSELGGEKEGFYISQHPRNGKYNVVLAIEIENPAKKKALTAGGVASELKGKKEAILFQIYHPNTGLQFKHETLAELEKKYKKVLSTEAEPHWTQLYDASINTCSHSYWKGQCRNVSLGHECEIGLRRRTYSVLSGSVLAVWARVENSLAARIGNQSRLQVIRLKTKEGVKIVGTLIPKNCVEQLVKDLASDSEKVDEVIFDEQ from the exons ATGTGTCAGGACGCGCGCGCGAAAGGCTCTCCCGGGTTCGTCGTTTACCATCGCACCGCACCAAGTTTTgcatctctcgctctctctctctctctcgctcacacTCTCTCCCCCGCGTCGGTTTTGGCTTTTGACCGACCGAGCCTAAAATTATCGATCTGCTGTTccgtgctgtttgtttgctccGCGCTGTTTTCGGGGGCAGAGCAAGAAGACGCTGCTAGCAAGACGCTGAATCAGGGAAAGTTCGAAACGGTTGACAACCACAGCCACCAAG GCGGCGGCAAAGATCTGGCCACGGTCGCTACGCTGACGAAAAAGTACAAAACGGAAGCGGCAGCAGGCACATCGACCGTCGCGGGCACCGGATTCGGCATGGCAGCAACCGGCATTAGCAGCAAAAGCGatgcaaagcagcagcagcaagcgggGCAGAAGGTGCAGCCAGCGCCGCCGGTTCTGAACAAGCTGGCCGGCGGTAACTTTATCATTAAGCAACCCTCCAAAGATTCGATAGCGGGCGTGATGATGGCGAGCGGCGGTGGTTTGATCGCGGGCAACCGTACGGCAGGCGCCATCGGCACCGCCATGAAGCCAACGGGCGGCTCGCGGTTGACCGGACCGGTCGGTACCGGCACGGGGGGCAGTG TGGAAATGTCCGGCCTCGGAGGGTACGGTGGCAACTCATCGATAGGCGGCGGCGGTAGCAGCGGTGCGATCGGCTCCGACAGCGTGAACAAAATTATGACAAACCAGCTCATGCTGCAAAACCTGCAGGCGATGCTGGTGGCCAACCCGCACTACCTAACCAGCGGCATACCGACGCAACTGCTCTCGCAAATGGTGATGGCAGATCCTAGCAAG CTACAACTCAACCAAATGCCCGAAGAGGAGGAAGCGGAAGATGAAGAGATGGGTGTGGCGGAAACGTACGCCGAATATTGGCCTGCTAAGC TGAAAATTGGCAAAAAGCACCCGGACCCGGTAGTGGAAACGGCCTCCCTATCATCGGTCGAACCGAGTGACGTCTACTATCAGCTGTCGATTCCGCCCGAAACGATCAACGGTGGGTTGCTGAGCGCCCTTCAGCTCGAGTCGATAACGTACGCGAGCCAGGCACACGCCCACCTACTGCCGGACGGGACGAGGGCCGGCTTCCTGATCGGGGACGGAGCGGGTGTCGGCAAGGGTCGTACAATCGCCGGCATCATCTACGAGAACTATCTGAAGGGGCGCAAAAAGTCGATCTGGATATCGGTGTCGAACGATCTGCGATACGATGCGGAGCGCGATTTGCGCGACATTGGAGCCGGCAAGATTGAGGTGCTTGCCCTTAACAAG CTTAAGTACGCCAAAATCAACTCCACGGTCAACCACAACGTGAAGAAGGGCGTCATCTTTGGCACGTACTCGGCCCTGATCGGGGAGTCGCAGAGCACGGCTGGGAAGTACAAGTCGCGGCtgaagcagctgctgcagtggTGCGGGCCCGACTTTGACGGTGTGATCGTGTTCGACGAGTGCCACAAGGCGAAGAACCTTTGCCCGGTGGGCTCGAGCAAGCCGACGAAAACGGGCCTGACCGCGCTGGAGCTGCAGAACAAGCTGCCGAAGGCGCGGGTCGTGTACGCGTCCGCCACCGGCGCATCGGAACCGCGCAACATGGCGTACATGGTGCGGTTGGGCATCTGGGGCCAGGGGACACCGTTTCCGTCCTTTAATGATTTTATACAGGCGGTAGAGAAGCG TGGTGTTGGAGCGATGGAGATCGTTGCGATGGACATGAAGCAGCGTGGCATGTACATTGCGCGCCAGCTAAGCTTCCACGGGGTGACGTTCAAGATCGAGGAGGTGCCACTGACGAAGGACTTTAAGCAGGTGTACGATGCGTCAGTGGAGCTG TGGGTGGAGGCGATGCAAAAGTTTACCGAAGCGGCAGAACTGATCGATGCCGAGAGCCGCATGAAGAAGACGATGTGGGGCCAGTTCTGGTCGGCGCATCAGCGCTTCTTCAAGTATCTCTGCATCGCCTCGAAGGTGAACCACGCGGTGAAGGTTGCGCGGGAAGCCATCAAGTATGGCAAGTGTGTGGTGATCGGTTTGCAGTCGACCGGCGAGGCTCGCACGCTGGAGCAGCTCGAGCGGGACGATGGCGAGCTGAGCGATTTCGTGTCGACGGCAAAGGGTGTGCTGCAGTCGCTGGTGGAGAAACACTTCCCCGCACCGGACCGGAGTCGGATCAATCGGTTGCTGGGGCTGGCGGACGGTCGCACACAGCTCGACAGTATACTGCAAGATATTGCCCGCAGCAAGGCGACGGCACCCGCGTCCGGAGGGACGGCTCTCGGGGATGCGAAGCGAAAGCGAGCCGGAGCTGCGAGCAAGACGGCGGGCGTGCCAAAGACCAAGCGCTCGAGAAACAACGGTTCGTCGGACGATGAAGGTACGTCGTCGGACGCATCGTCGACCGCCTCATCGCCCCGTCGCTCGAACGAATCCGACTTCCAGCCGTCCGACAGCGAGCCGGAGGAAAGCGACAACGACCACTACGACAGTGCGGCGAGCCAGAGCGACGAGTACAATCCGTTCTTCACCGGGTCGggcagcgacgacgacgatccgTGGGTGAGCAGCAAAACGAAgtcatcctcctcctcgagCAAGGTGAAGTCGAAAGGCAAGAGCAAACCACCGGCGACAACGGCGGCAGCGACTGTTTCGTCCGCCGCAGCGCTAGCGCTGGGCACGGGGCGGAAGAAACCGATCAGCACGCAGGACAAAATACAGGCCCACCTGACGAAGAAGCAGACCGACACGAAACCGACCACCATCCAGTCGAGCAATGGCTTCTCGATCCAGCTGGCGGGCGGTCCACCGCCGAAGGACGCGATCGAGCGCGCCTGCCAGATGAAGGACGAGCTGCTGGCGAAGATTGAACGGTTGGGCGACCGGCTGCCGGCCAACACGCTCGACCAGCTGATCGACGAGCTCGGTGGGCCGGAAAATGTGGCCGAAATGACGGGCCGCAAGGGGCGCGTCGTGCAGAACGACGACGGTTCGATACAGTACGAGTCGCGGTCGGAGCAGGACGTGCCGCTCGAAACGCTCAACATTACCGAGAAGCAGCGGTTCATGGACGGGTCGAAGGATGTGGCCATCATCTCGGAGGCGGCCTCGAGCGGCATCTCGCTGCAGAGCGACCGGCGGGTGCGGAATCAGCGGCGGCGCGTCCACATCACGCTCGAGCTGCCGTGGTCGGCCGACCGGGCCATCCAGCAGTTCGGCCGTACGCACCGTTCCAATCAGGTCAACGCACCCGAGTACATGTTCCTTATCTCCGATCTGGCCGGCGAGCGGCGGTTCGCCTCGACCGTGGCAAAGCGGCTGGAATCGCTCGGTGCGCTTACGCACGGTGACCGGCGGGCGACGGAAACGCGCGACCTGTCCCAGTTCAACATCGACAACAAGTACGGCCGGACGGCGCTCGAGTCGGTGATGAAGACGATCATGGGGTACGAGTCGCCGATCGTGCCACCGCCCGCCGACTATCGGGGCGACTTTTTCAAGGACGTGGCGGGGGCGCTAGTGGGCGTCGGGCTGATCGTGAACAGCGAGCAGATGCCGGGCGTCCTGAGCCTCGACAAGGACTACAACAACATCTCCAAGTTCCTGAACCGCATCCTCGGCATGCCGGTCGAGCTGCAGAACCGGCTGTTCAAGTACTTTACCGACACGCTGGAGGCTACGATCGAGCAGGCGAAAAAGCGGGGCCGGTTCGATCTCGGGATTTTGG ATCTTGGGGCAGCGGGAGAGAACGTAACGCGCATTAAGCTGATTCGGTTCGCGCGCAAGCACGCGACGGGCATTGCGCCAACCGAGCTGCACGTGGTGAAGGTGGAGCGTGGCATGATTTGGCAGGAAGCGATCGACAA GTGGTCCGAGCTTGGTGGTGAAAAGGAAGGCTTCTACATCTCGCAGCATCCGCGCAACGGCAAGTACAACGTGGTGCTGGCGATCGAGATCGAAAATCCGGCCAAGAAGAAGGCACTAACGGCCGGCGGGGTGGCCAGCGAGTTGAAGGGCAAGAAGGAAGCGATCCTGTTCCAGATCTACCACCCGAACACGGGCCTCCAGTTTAAGCACGAGACGCTGGCCGAGCTGGAGAAGAAGTACAAGAAGGTGCTCAGCACAGAGGCGGAACCGCACTGGACGCAGCTGTACGATGCGTCGATAAACACCTGCTCGCACAGCTACTGGAAGGGCCAGTGCCGGAACGTGTCGCTCGGTCACGAATGTGAG ATTGGTTTGCGGCGACGTACGTACAGTGTGCTGTCCGGCTCGGTACTCGCGGTTTGGGCGCGGGTCGAGAACAGTCTGGCCGCCCGCATCGGCAACCAGTCCCGGCTGCAGGTGATTCGGCTGAAGACGAAGGAAGGCGTCAAGATTGTCGGTACGCTCATTCCAAAGAACTGCGTCGAGCAGCTGGTCAAAGATCTGGCCAGCGATTCGGAGAAGGTGGACGAGGTGATCTTTGACGAACAGTAG